A portion of the Leptospira kanakyensis genome contains these proteins:
- a CDS encoding UbiA-like polyprenyltransferase: MNFFKNLILYAKMVKFSHTLFALPFAGISFILAYLESTLDTGDLLRIGALILVCMVSARSAAMGFNRYVDSEIDEKNPRTQNREIPSGKISKLSALLFIGLSAFIFIFASFFVNKLAFLLSFPALFVLFLYSLTKRFTLFCHLVLGFAISLAPLGAWIAITETVSLVPILFSLGLLFHIAAFDVLYAIQDMDFDAKENLHSIPSRLGETKSRAIAVILHILSFVFFIFAGISAGLGVMYFLILSVIGILVLYEHKISYQYKSKDLPMVFYQINSWISVVLFLAILFDKWNEFLLKISSGISFR; this comes from the coding sequence ATGAACTTCTTTAAAAACCTAATTCTCTACGCTAAAATGGTAAAATTTTCCCACACACTCTTTGCTTTGCCCTTCGCTGGGATTAGTTTCATCCTGGCCTACTTAGAATCCACCCTAGATACAGGGGATTTACTGCGGATTGGGGCCCTGATCCTTGTTTGTATGGTGAGTGCTCGCAGTGCCGCCATGGGATTCAACCGGTATGTGGATTCGGAGATTGATGAAAAAAACCCACGCACTCAAAATAGAGAAATCCCGTCTGGAAAAATTTCCAAACTCTCGGCTCTGCTTTTTATCGGTCTTTCTGCTTTTATTTTTATCTTTGCCAGTTTCTTCGTAAACAAACTGGCTTTCCTCCTTTCTTTCCCGGCTCTCTTTGTTTTATTTCTTTATTCGCTGACCAAAAGGTTTACTCTCTTTTGTCATTTGGTTTTGGGATTTGCCATCTCTCTTGCCCCACTCGGTGCTTGGATAGCCATCACAGAAACTGTGAGTTTAGTTCCTATTTTATTTTCTTTAGGATTACTCTTTCATATTGCCGCCTTTGATGTGTTATATGCCATCCAGGATATGGACTTTGACGCAAAAGAAAATCTTCATAGCATTCCGTCTCGTCTTGGAGAAACCAAATCTCGGGCCATTGCAGTGATTCTCCATATCCTTTCTTTTGTGTTTTTTATTTTTGCAGGGATCAGTGCAGGCCTTGGGGTCATGTATTTCCTTATCCTTTCTGTGATTGGAATTTTGGTTTTATATGAACATAAAATTTCTTACCAATATAAATCGAAAGACTTACCAATGGTTTTTTACCAAATCAATTCTTGGATCAGTGTGGTTTTATTCCTTGCGATTCTTTTTGATAAATGGAACGAATTTTTATTAAAGATTTCTTCTGGAATTAGTTTTCGATGA
- a CDS encoding TIGR00730 family Rossman fold protein, which yields MTDLAFENQNFLWGNEAGPVRILSEYLHPKSEFQSQGITDTIVVFGSARIPAPESPKSNPPSALDALSNYYEEATAFAKLISEWATSIKADRPGRNLNICTGGGPGIMEAGNRGAREAGAKSVALNIVLPHEQHVNPYVDPELTFEFHYFFMRKLWFMKACRGMVAFPGGFGTFDELFETLTLVQTGKKSKIPILLYGKEFWTQVINFKKLAEMRLISEEDLDLFGFADSPEEALRFFQEKIRFELTHSTGTKT from the coding sequence ATGACTGATTTAGCGTTTGAGAACCAAAATTTTTTATGGGGAAATGAAGCCGGTCCCGTTCGTATCCTTTCGGAATACCTGCACCCCAAATCAGAATTCCAATCCCAAGGAATCACTGATACCATTGTAGTGTTCGGATCGGCAAGGATTCCTGCACCGGAGTCTCCGAAGTCAAACCCTCCTTCAGCTTTGGATGCACTCAGCAATTATTATGAAGAAGCTACGGCTTTTGCGAAACTAATTTCGGAATGGGCTACCAGTATCAAAGCAGATCGGCCCGGTCGTAATCTTAATATTTGCACTGGCGGCGGGCCTGGGATTATGGAAGCAGGAAACCGGGGAGCCAGAGAAGCTGGGGCCAAGTCGGTGGCTCTCAATATCGTCCTTCCCCATGAACAACATGTGAATCCTTATGTAGATCCAGAACTTACCTTCGAATTTCATTATTTCTTTATGAGAAAACTTTGGTTTATGAAGGCTTGCCGGGGGATGGTTGCCTTTCCTGGTGGGTTTGGAACCTTCGATGAACTTTTTGAAACCTTAACCCTGGTGCAGACAGGAAAAAAATCGAAAATCCCCATCCTTCTCTATGGAAAGGAATTTTGGACCCAAGTGATCAATTTCAAAAAGCTCGCAGAGATGCGTCTGATTTCAGAAGAAGATTTGGATTTATTTGGGTTTGCAGACAGTCCAGAAGAGGCACTTCGATTCTTTCAGGAAAAGATTCGTTTCGAATTGACCCATTCCACGGGTACAAAAACATAG
- the nth gene encoding endonuclease III, translating into MKQSRKTPKITEVYRLLEAEFGAVETPLTFTKPYELAIAVILSAQCTDERVNQVTPELFRTFPTLESFASAPLQAIEKKIFSTGFYKNKAKSIQGFARMVLSEFGGEIPKTMEEAIKLPGFGRKTANVVLAEIYGVVEGFVVDTHVKRLTKRLGFTKKTDPVQIEREMMKITPKEICRNLSLYLIFLGRKNCQARRTFCSTCPLSSLCPSFSE; encoded by the coding sequence TTGAAACAATCCAGAAAAACACCAAAAATCACCGAAGTCTACCGTCTCCTAGAGGCGGAGTTCGGTGCCGTAGAAACCCCCCTCACGTTTACAAAACCTTATGAATTGGCCATCGCTGTCATTTTAAGTGCACAGTGTACGGATGAACGTGTGAACCAAGTCACACCGGAACTTTTTCGTACCTTTCCCACTTTAGAATCCTTTGCGAGTGCACCTCTGCAAGCCATAGAGAAAAAAATCTTCTCCACAGGATTTTATAAAAACAAAGCCAAAAGCATCCAAGGTTTTGCGCGAATGGTTCTTTCCGAATTTGGTGGTGAAATTCCAAAAACAATGGAAGAGGCCATCAAACTCCCTGGGTTTGGAAGAAAAACGGCCAATGTGGTGCTTGCAGAAATTTATGGAGTGGTGGAAGGGTTTGTTGTGGATACCCACGTGAAACGTCTTACCAAACGATTGGGTTTTACCAAAAAAACAGATCCCGTACAAATTGAACGGGAGATGATGAAAATCACACCTAAGGAGATTTGCCGAAACCTATCTCTGTACCTAATATTTCTCGGTCGTAAGAATTGCCAAGCCCGCCGGACATTTTGTTCGACTTGTCCTCTTTCTTCCCTATGTCCTTCGTTTTCGGAGTAG
- the rpmB gene encoding 50S ribosomal protein L28, which yields MARTCVVTGKGTTAGNNVSHSHKKNRRIWKVNVITKKIFLEDENRWVRVKISTRALRTLRKKGLKVAIKDHGGDITAITPKKYVGITPKAQPAA from the coding sequence ATGGCTAGAACATGTGTAGTAACCGGAAAAGGAACAACGGCAGGGAACAACGTATCCCATTCTCATAAAAAGAATCGCCGTATCTGGAAGGTGAATGTGATCACAAAGAAAATCTTTTTGGAAGACGAGAACCGTTGGGTTCGCGTTAAGATTTCTACACGTGCTTTGCGAACTCTTCGTAAAAAAGGTTTGAAAGTGGCAATTAAAGACCACGGCGGCGATATCACTGCAATCACTCCTAAAAAATACGTAGGGATCACTCCAAAAGCACAACCAGCAGCTTAA